AAATCAACGCCCAAGTTTCTTTAGGGTCCCACCCCCAATAGCGCCCCCAAGATTCATTCGCCCACACCCCGCCTAAGAAATTCCCGGCTGTGAGCATGAACAGGCCTAAAATCATGCTCATTTCATTGATAGCGCTAATGGAAAGGATGGTTTTGTCCAAATTGAAACGCCCTTGTTTGCGCAAAATAAACAAAACCAAACTTAAAATCCCTAGCACAAAACACAAGCCCAAAAAGCCATAACTGGCGGTGATGACAGAGACATGGATATTGAGCCAATAGGATTTTAACACCGGCACTAAATGGCCAATTTGAGGGTCCATAAAGCCTAAATGAGCCACAAAGAGTGCGATACCGGCTAAAAAGCTAGAAGCCGATAGCGCGAGTTTGGAGCGTAAAATAAACCCTGCGATAACAGAAGCCCATGCGATATAGAGCATGGACTCATAAGCGTTGCTCCAAGGCGAATGCCCGCTCACGTACCAGCGCAAGATTAATCCCACAGAATGAGCGAGCATGCAAAGCAAGATAGCCATATAAAGGATTTTAGTCAGCCAAATATTTGGAATCGTGTTTTTAACCAAAGAGGTGATCACAACGATAAAAAGCAACAACCCAAGAAGGATATAAGGCAAGGTCAGGCTGTTAAAAAAATTGGTGTGGTTTAAAAAAATTTCAGAATCCACTTTAGAAGAAGATAAATAGAGGTTTTTGGCATGCTCTTGCTGATAGACGCTCAAATCTTTTAGGGTTTTTTCTACTTTATCCCATTGGTTGGTTTTTAAAGCGTCATCAAACCCGCTAAAAATATTTTTTAAAAACGCCGTTGCCACGCTTGAAATTTCTTTATTGGGGCTGTTGATCGCTTCAATGGGCGAGAGCCAAGCAGTGGTTTTATCGCTAGGGAAAATGCGTAAAAATTGAGCGCTAAAAAGCGTATAAACTAAATTGATTCGTTCATCTACTTTTAACACATCTTTATCCAACTCGTTGCGCGCATTAGGGGATTTTTGATTGACTTCTTCAACCAGATTTTTTAATTTATACCCACGGCTATCAAAAACATCTCTAAAAGCGATACGGCTTTCATCTAAAGGCGTGCCAATAAGCTTTTTTAAGGCTTTATTAGAAGTGTAAATCATCTTAACGCTACGCCAATCATTGGGGAAAAACATGATCCCTAAAAGCACCTGCATGGCGTTTAGCCCTTGAAAATCATCTTTTTTTAAAATCTTATGGATGTATTCAATGCTAATAGTGTCTAAAGGTTTGATACGCCCATCAAAATCCTGGACTTGAAGCCTTTGAAAGGCTTTCAAATGGTCTTTGGAATACTCTCTTAAATGTTTCAAACGCTCTAAAATTGCACTTTTAGAATCTTCTTTATTAGCGGGATTTTCTACGCTTTGTCGCTCAATTTTAGCGCTTTTGCCCCCATGCATGTCAATTTGGCCTTCATTGGCGAACGAAGAAGTAAAAGGGCTGATTAAAATTAAAGCGAGCAAGAAACTAGCAACTTGTTGGGATTTTAAAAAGCGTGAAAGCTTTAAAAAACGCCCATTTTTATCCAAAAGCAACCACAAAGCCCCTAAAATAAGCATCGCATACCCTAAATAAGTGGGGATTTTACCCGGGTCTTTATTGACAGAAAGGATCGTGCCTTTTTCATCCATGTCATAAGAAGATTGGAAAAAGCGATAACCTTCATAATCTAAAACATGGTTCATGAAAATCCTATAAGGCTTGATTAAGGTGTTATCCAATTTCAAAACTTCCACTTCTGAAGCGTAAGATGAAGGGCTCATAGAGCCGGCGTAGCGCTCTAATTCAAAACGCTTCAGTTTGATTTGGAAAGGCAATCCAATGTAAGCGGATCCAAAACTCAAAGAGAGCTTGTCGTCTTTAAACATCTCGCTTTCTTCTATGCCTTCATTCCTGTTGTTTTTAATGAGGTTGAATTTGCGGCTCACGCCGTTATAAGTCGCCTTTAACACTAAAATCGTGGCATCATCTTTTTAATGGCGTTTTGCTTGTAAATCTCTAAAGGTTCTAAAATCAAAGGCTTGTGATCTAAAGTGGCATGAATGGGTTTTAATCGTTTGGAATAATAAAAAGTTAAAGGCGTTTTTAAAGAAAGTTTTTTTTCGTCATTTAGGGCGATATTAAGGTAAGTGTCCGCGCTTTCAAAAGAGCTTTGTGCACTATTTTCTCGCACATGCATAAGCCCTTCCACGCCAAAAAAGCGCGTGATCGCTGCCCCTAAAATGATTAAAATCAAGGAGCTGTGGAAAAAAAGGCTGGCGTATCTTTTGCGCTTCAAAGCTTTAGAATTAATGAATGTGCCTATTAAAACCACCAACAAATATGCATGCAAGAAATTGAACCAAGGGGTGTTATACACAATCGCCTTACTCGCGCTCGTGCCGTAATCGTTTTCTATAAAAGTGGCTATCGCACACGCACAAGCGTAGAGTGCGATTAAAGGGATAGCGACCCAAAAAGAAGCCAGCAAAAAAGAAAGCAGGCTTTTAAGGCTTTTCATGCATTTTCCTAGCTTGATTTGTTTCTAGAAAGGTTGGTTTTATACTTGATGTAAGCCTTTAATTTTTTAGTGAGATCCTCATCGTTTTTTGCGTCTTGATACTTCCCATCGCCGATAAATTCTAACACGGCTAAAAATTGCGTAGAGGGCATATAGCCGGGCAATTCATAGATGGTTTTGCCGGTTTTATCGGATAAAACAATCGTAGGGGTGGATTGGACGGCATAAATTTGCGCTAATTCTTCTGTGGACATTTTGATTTCTTTTTCATCATTTTTATCCTTATCGCCGACTTTAAAATCATGCTCTTTGGAGTAGCTGATATTGACATAGTAAGCGCTAAAATGCTCTTTAACATAGTCGCGCAATTCTTTGACATTTTTGAGATCTTTTTTAAACCTTTCGCAATAGGAGCAACCATTACGGCCAAAAACTAAAAGCA
This is a stretch of genomic DNA from Helicobacter pylori. It encodes these proteins:
- a CDS encoding thiol:disulfide interchange protein, which translates into the protein MFSLSYVSKKFLSVLLLISLFLSACKSNNKEKLDENLLSSGSQSSKELNDERDNIDKKSYTGLEDVFLDNKSISPNDKYMLLVFGRNGCSYCERFKKDLKNVKELRDYVKEHFSAYYVNISYSKEHDFKVGDKDKNDEKEIKMSTEELAQIYAVQSTPTIVLSDKTGKTIYELPGYMPSTQFLAVLEFIGDGKYQDAKNDEDLTKKLKAYIKYKTNLSRNKSS